One stretch of Prunus persica cultivar Lovell chromosome G1, Prunus_persica_NCBIv2, whole genome shotgun sequence DNA includes these proteins:
- the LOC18790441 gene encoding adenine phosphoribosyltransferase 1 isoform X1, translated as MIPQNTSFLFSSNSFAFSPAVSSRSLAAPFNRSPSSAALSFIRFPNYRSALPPPRSSVSKSKSVQVRAMAAEDGKDPRLARISSAIRVIPDFPKPGILFQDITTLLLDTKAFKDTIDLFVERYKDKEISVVAGIEARGFIFGPPIALAIGAKFVPMRKPNKLPGKVISEEYSLEYGTDIMEMHVGAVEAGERALIIDDLIATGGTLGAALRLLERVGVHVVECACVIELPGLKGRERLGDKPLFVLVNGDA; from the exons ATGATCCCACAAAAcacctcttttcttttctcctcaAATTCCTTCGCTTTCTCACCTGCCGTCAGCTCTCGCAGTCTCGCAGCTCCGTTTAACAGGTCCCCTTCCTCTGCCGCGCTGTCCTTCATTCGCTTCCCAAATTACCGATCTGCCCTCCCTCCCCCGCGCTCCTCCG TGAGTAAGAGTAAATCAGTGCAAGTTCGAGCAATGGCTGCGGAAGATGGTAAGGACCCTCGTCTTGCTAGAATTTCATCTGCTATCAGAGTCATACCGGACTTCCCCAAGCCAG GGATCTTGTTCCAAGATATAACCACTTTGCTTCTCGATACCAAGGCTTTCAAGGATACCATTGATTTGTTTGTTGAGAGgtacaaagacaaagaaatcTCTGTTGTTGCAG GTATTGAAGCTAGAGGCTTTATATTTGGCCCTCCTATTGCATTGGCCATTGGGGCAAAATTTGTGCCTATGAGAAAACCAAATAAGTTGCCCG GGAAGGTTATTTCTGAAGAGTACTCTTTGGAGTATGGAACAGATATAATGGAGATGCACGTGGGAGCTGTAGAAGCGGGAGAGCGTGCCCTGATCATAGATGACCTCATTGCAACAGGGGGAACCTTGGGTGCTGCACTCAGGCTTCTTG AGCGTGTTGGAGTGCATGTGGTTGAGTGTGCCTGTGTGATTGAATTGCCAGGGCTAAAG GGACGGGAGCGATTGGGGGACAAACCATTATTTGTTCTAGTTAATGGAGACGCATGA
- the LOC18790441 gene encoding adenine phosphoribosyltransferase 1, chloroplastic isoform X2: MAAEDGKDPRLARISSAIRVIPDFPKPGILFQDITTLLLDTKAFKDTIDLFVERYKDKEISVVAGIEARGFIFGPPIALAIGAKFVPMRKPNKLPGKVISEEYSLEYGTDIMEMHVGAVEAGERALIIDDLIATGGTLGAALRLLERVGVHVVECACVIELPGLKGRERLGDKPLFVLVNGDA, encoded by the exons ATGGCTGCGGAAGATGGTAAGGACCCTCGTCTTGCTAGAATTTCATCTGCTATCAGAGTCATACCGGACTTCCCCAAGCCAG GGATCTTGTTCCAAGATATAACCACTTTGCTTCTCGATACCAAGGCTTTCAAGGATACCATTGATTTGTTTGTTGAGAGgtacaaagacaaagaaatcTCTGTTGTTGCAG GTATTGAAGCTAGAGGCTTTATATTTGGCCCTCCTATTGCATTGGCCATTGGGGCAAAATTTGTGCCTATGAGAAAACCAAATAAGTTGCCCG GGAAGGTTATTTCTGAAGAGTACTCTTTGGAGTATGGAACAGATATAATGGAGATGCACGTGGGAGCTGTAGAAGCGGGAGAGCGTGCCCTGATCATAGATGACCTCATTGCAACAGGGGGAACCTTGGGTGCTGCACTCAGGCTTCTTG AGCGTGTTGGAGTGCATGTGGTTGAGTGTGCCTGTGTGATTGAATTGCCAGGGCTAAAG GGACGGGAGCGATTGGGGGACAAACCATTATTTGTTCTAGTTAATGGAGACGCATGA
- the LOC18792372 gene encoding zinc finger protein ZAT10, with protein MALQALNSPTTAGASPFRFEEAASKINYVEPWTKRKRSKRPRLDSPSTEEEYLALCLIMLARGGSGSTSAATTATNSAASHHMITQSPSNASHQEPSTSAQPPKLSYKCSVCNKAFPSYQALGGHKASHRKGAAGSAAEGPSTSSNTTTSGTTTVTASGRTHECSICHKSFPTGQALGGHKRCHYEGGVGASTATATATTTSAVTSSEGVGSTSHQAVSHGHRETFDLNMPALPEFSRDFFLCGEDEVESPHPAKKPRILTIMKPKQEISQN; from the coding sequence ATGGCTCTCCAAGCTCTCAACTCTCCAACAACCGCAGGGGCCTCTCCTTTCCGCTTCGAAGAGGCCGCCAGTAAAATCAACTATGTCGAGCCCTGGACGAAACGCAAGCGTTCCAAGCGTCCACGCCTAGACAGCCCTTCCACCGAGGAGGAGTACCTCGCTCTCTGCCTCATCATGCTCGCTCGCGGCGGTTCTGGAAGCACCTCTGCCGCCACTACGGCAACAAACTCCGCCGCCTCACACCACATGATCACCCAATCCCCTTCTAACGCCTCACATCAGGAGCCGTCCACGTCAGCACAGCCCCCGAAGCTGAGCTACAAGTGCTCTGTTTGCAACAAGGCCTTCCCTTCTTACCAAGCCCTCGGAGGGCACAAGGCCAGCCACAGAAAAGGCGCCGCTGGATCGGCCGCCGAAGGCCCTTCCACGTCATCAAACACCACCACTTCGGGCACCACCACTGTAACCGCTTCCGGCAGGACCCACGAATGCTCCATCTGCCACAAGTCCTTTCCCACCGGCCAGGCCTTGGGCGGGCACAAGCGCTGCCACTACGAAGGCGGCGTGGGCGCCTCCACAGCCACAGCGACGGCCACCACAACGAGCGCAGTGACTTCCTCGGAGGGAGTGGGGTCCACTTCCCACCAGGCGGTGAGCCACGGCCACCGCGAGACCTTTGACCTGAACATGCCCGCGCTGCCCGAGTTCTCTCGCGATTTCTTCTTGTGCGGCGAAGACGAGGTGGAGAGCCCTCACCCGGCGAAGAAGCCCAGGATATTGACGATCATGAAGCCCAAACAGGAGATTTCCCAAAATTAG
- the LOC18789344 gene encoding LOB domain-containing protein 39, translating into MSCNGCRVLRKGCSETCILRSCLQAIDSPEAQGNATLFLAKFFGRSDLLSFISAVPEPQRPALFQSLLFEACGRTVNPVNGAVGLLSSGNWHVCQSAVETVLSGGVLRPLTAVLTPSLHKSSETSSRGACTLQNLYYPSVPSAYYEAERVQPFDAGLSLKPNLTAGERGRGRGMRSSSCVSTAVEKRRRDTVSFSSEESVMTSTTSFERGGGLKDRKVLNLFV; encoded by the exons ATGAGCTGCAACGGATGCCGCGTTCTCCGAAAGGGGTGCAGCGAGACGTGCATACTGAGGTCGTGCCTGCAGGCGATCGACTCCCCCGAAGCCCAAGGCAACGCCACTCTCTTCCTCGCCAAGTTCTTTGGCCGCAGCGACCTCCTTTCCTTCATCTCCGCCGTCCCCGAACCTCAGCGCCCCG CTCTCTTTCAGTCTCTGCTGTTCGAAGCGTGCGGTCGTACGGTCAACCCGGTCAACGGAGCCGTGGGGCTTCTATCGAGCGGGAACTGGCACGTTTGCCAATCCGCGGTCGAGACGGTCTTGTCCGGCGGCGTTTTAAGGCCGTTGACGGCGGTTTTGACGCCGAGCCTCCACAAATCTTCCGAGACGTCCAGTAGAGGCGCATGCACGCTGCAAAACCTCTACTATCCATCCGTACCGTCCGCGTACTACGAGGCGGAGCGAGTCCAACCGTTCGATGCGGGGCTCTCTCTGAAGCCGAATCTCACGGCGGGAGAACGAGGAAGAGGCAGAGGAATGAGAAGCAGCAGCTGTGTGAGTACTGCAGTGGAGAAGCGGCGAAGGGATACGGTGTCGTTTAGTTCGGAAGAGTCGGTGATGACGTCGACGACGAGCTTTGAACGCGGCGGGGGTCTCAAGGATCGCAAGGTTTTGAACCTCTTTGTCTGA
- the LOC18790416 gene encoding QWRF motif-containing protein 2 has translation MVAAVSTTLNPKASSQGGRPRTATRPPLLPSDPENGVVVPRRLKAREVTSRYMSSSSSSSASTCSNTRRCPSPLPSRTGVSSAAATPMTSSQSVKRSQSVERRRAVTPRPSSLDMRIGNGGSGGGEMSAAQKLLFTSTRSLSVSFQGESYSLQVSKVKPTPSPSTRKGTPERRKATTPFRADQSENSKPTEQQRWPARLRQPNCMTRSLDCTDERRRMSGSGANVVRALQNSMVDDVDGRLRSNSCNLGSVKATETVDDGTSATTQSEPVACSDTDSVSSGSTNSGPHESNGHGGALQGPRPRGIVVPARFWQETNNRLRRQSESKAIGAGARTMGSPKIAEANRLSIDSPTSSPRGVANSRAQLSPIRGTARPASPSKLSRSLMTSSPMRGVSPSRVRNGVAATPSSNLSNTPSILSFAADVRRGKVGENRIVDAHVVRLLHNRLLQWRFVNARANASLAAQRSNAERSLYNAWVTSSKLRESVRAKRIELQMLRQNLKLTSILKGQMIYLEELSLMDRDYSNSLSGATEALKASTLRLPVVGGARADVYNVKDAISSAVDVMQAMASSICLLLSKVGDVNSLVAELANVTAKEHDLLGQCRDLLSTVAAMQVEECSLRTHILQEKRVPDSLTAEV, from the exons ATGGTAGCTGCTGTTTCTACGACATTGAACCCCAAAGCCTCGTCCCAAGGAGGTCGTCCCCGAACCGCTACAAGGCCTCCGCTTCTGCCCTCCGACCCCGAAAATGGCGTCGTCGTTCCTCGCCGGCTCAAAGCTCGAGAGGTCACTTCTCGGTACatgtcatcttcttcttcctcctctgccTCTACTTGTTCGAATACAAGACGATGTCCATCGCCGTTGCCTTCCAGAACTGGCGTTTCATCGGCGGCGGCGACGCCGATGACGTCGTCTCAGTCCGTGAAGCGCTCGCAATCGGTTGAGAGGAGGAGAGCGGTCACGCCGCGCCCTAGTTCTTTGGATATGAGGATCGGGAATGGTGGCTCTGGCGGCGGCGAAATGTCTGCGGCTCAGAAGCTCTTGTTCACTTCAACGAGGAGCTTATCGGTTTCGTTTCAAGGCGAGTCGTATTCGCTCCAGGTGAGTAAAGTGAAGCCGACGCCGTCTCCGAGTACAAGGAAAGGCACGCCGGAGAGGAGGAAGGCGACGACGCCGTTTCGAGCGGATCAGAGTGAGAATTCGAAGCCGACAGAGCAGCAGCGATGGCCTGCGAGGTTAAGACAACCGAATTGTATGACTAGGAGCTTGGATTGTACGGatgagaggaggaggatgagTGGATCTGGCGCCAATGTGGTTAGGGCGTTACAGAATTCGATGGTGGATGATGTTGATGGGAGATTGAGGTCAAATTCGTGCAATTTAGGTTCAGTGAAAGCTACTGAGACTGTTGATGATGGCACTTCAGCTACTACACAGTCTGAACCTGTGGCTTGTTCCGATACTGATAGTGTGTCTTCTGGTAGTACTAATTCAGGACCACACGAGAGCAATGGCCATGGTGGTGCTCTACAAGGGCCACGGCCTAGAGGGATAGTGGTGCCAGCGAGGTTTTGGCAAGAGACTAACAATCGATTACGCCGCCAATCGGAGTCTAAGGCTATTGGAGCTGGAGCAAGAACTATGGGCTCTCCTAAGATTGCTGAGGCAAATAGGTTATCTATTGATAGTCCCACGTCATCTCCTCGAGGTGTTGCGAATAGCAGGGCACAGTTATCCCCTATTCGTGGGACAGCTCGGCCTGCATCGCCAAGTAAGCTCAGCAGGTCATTGATGACTTCTTCGCCGATGAGGGGAGTGAGCCCTTCTCGAGTGAGGAATGGAGTGGCTGCTACTCCAAGTAGTAATTTGAGCAATACGCCCTCTATTTTAAGTTTTGCTGCTGATGTTCGAAGAGGGAAGGTTGGAGAGAATCGGATAGTTGATGCACATGTGGTGAGGCTCTTGCATAACCGGCTCTTGCAGTGGCGTTTTGTAAATGCTAGAGCTAATGCCTCCCTAGCTGCACAGAGGTCCAATGCAGAG AGAAGCCTCTATAATGCGTGGGTAACAAGTTCAAAACTTCGCGAATCAGTTAGAGCAAAACGGATAGAGTTACAAATGCTGAGGCAAAATTTGAAACTAACATCCATCCTCAAGGGGCAA ATGATATATCTGGAAGAGTTATCACTTATGGATCGGGATTACTCTAATTCTTTGTCAGGGGCCACCGAAGCTTTAAAGGCTAGCACACTCCGCCTTCCAGTTGTTGGAGGGGCAAGG GCTGATGTCTACAATGTGAAGGACGCTATTTCTTCAGCAGTTGATGTGATGCAAGCAATGGCATCATCAATATGCTTATTGTTATCAAAG GTTGGGGATGTGAACTCTTTGGTGGCTGAACTTGCAAATGTAACTGCAAAGGAGCATGATTTGCTTGGTCAGTGCAGAGATCTATTGTCAACAGTCGCAGCCATGCAG GTGGAGGAATGTAGCCTGAGAACGCATATTTTACAAGAAAAACGTGTACCTGATAGCCTCACAGCCGAAGTGTAA